In a single window of the Stigmatopora nigra isolate UIUO_SnigA chromosome 7, RoL_Snig_1.1, whole genome shotgun sequence genome:
- the ndrg1b gene encoding protein NDRG1b has product MVLQENECDSVFEPHIKEENVDTQYGKVHCIMMGTPRANRPVILTYHDVGLNHKSCFETLFAHEDMQEILRHFPVCHVEAPGQHEAAKTFPTSYSYPTMDQLSEALISVIKHFGLHTVIGLGVGAGASILANFALNHPDLVDGLVLININPNAEGLIDTVANKITEWTHTLPDTIITHLFGKEEIQSNHDLIATYRHHITATMNQNNVGQFFRAYNSRNALEVERPIPGGNVNVRTLKCSTLLVVGDDSPYVEAVVDCNSKLNPTKSTLLKMADCGGLPQVAQPAKVIEALKYFIQGLGYLSSASMTRLRSRTTSSSSVSSLESSRSRAHEKRGRSHTDVSMESLSNNYMDRVISKSTHEVAC; this is encoded by the exons ATGGTTCTTCAAGAGAATGAGTGTGACTCTGTCTTTGAGCCTCACATCAAA GAGGAGAATGTTGATACCCAATATGGGAAGGTCCACTGCATCATGATGGGGACACCCAGGGCAAACCGTCCGGTCATTCTGACCTATCATGACGTAGGACTGAACC ACAAATCCTGTTTCGAGACTTTGTTTGCACATGAGGACATGCAAGAAATTCTACGACACTTTCCCGTTTGTCATGTTGAAGCCCCTGGACAACATGAAGCAGCCAAAACATTCCCAACTTC GTATTCCTATCCAACCATGGACCAACTGTCTGAAGCCCTAATTAGTGTGATCAAACACTTTGG GCTGCATACTGTGATTGGGCTGGGAGTTGGAGCAGGTGCCAGCATCTTGGCAAATTTTGCT CTGAATCATCCTGACCTCGTGGATGGATTGGTTCTGATCAACATCAACCCTAATGCTGAAGGATTAATAGATACAGTTGCTAACAAG ATTACTGAATGGACCCACACTCTCCCTGACACAATCATCACACACTTATTTGGAAAG GAAGAAATCCAGTCCAACCATGATCTAATAGCAACATACCGCCACCATATTACTGCAACCATGAACCAGAACAATGTGGGACAGTTTTTCCGTGCTTACAACAGCCGCAATGCTCTCGAGGTTGAGAGGCCTATTCCTGGAGGAAACGTCAATGTGAGGACCCTCAA ATGCTCTACATTGCTGGTTGTTGGAGACGACTCTCCATATGTGGAGGCTGTGGTTGACTGCAACTCTAAGCTTAACCCAACAAAGAGCACACTTCTTAAG ATGGCGGACTGTGGAGGACTTCCTCAAGTGGCTCAG CCAGCCAAAGTGATTGAAGCCCTCAAATACTTCATCCAAGGCCTGGGATATT TATCCAGTGCCAGTATGACCAGACTTCGCTCAAGGACCACCTCAAGCTCCAGCGTCTCATCCTTGGAGAGCTCTCGGAGTCGAGCGCACGAGAAGCGTGGCCGCTCCCACACTGACGTCTCCATGGAAAGCCTCTCCAACAACTACATGGACCGCGTCATTTCAAAGTCCACACATGAAGTGGCATGCTAG